Proteins encoded together in one Telopea speciosissima isolate NSW1024214 ecotype Mountain lineage chromosome 4, Tspe_v1, whole genome shotgun sequence window:
- the LOC122657293 gene encoding increased DNA methylation 3: protein MDSQENNNHPRQLVEASSNDQRFLINFIMGTFLGPDVKTDIPRRSAAQRMAEGLPPYSLNDLGSSFVSLPQVENLYYYILRHAHPSAVLKLHSLYMYFKGKLSSPWSGLLEDSQQFTSFFPLNLHKQTRYRGSHKVNGTILIDNPDTSYIKLEDLEKFRHLTGMYDIKINIGEVQLYSHGYRTDKEESNQDKMSKETEIKGVLSGSASATAKHQVGMKKRSHTDPFQMDTLPQLCPIPIQAHPIEESFSIRTSELGGPSMVSLFSTPKLEQCNSNSSIILTGTAKEGRAGPPVGLVDIGISKDAYLFRVALPGVKKDQGQFSCEIEHNGKVHIRGVMATGERSVLRHSRLFQMKTQHLCPPGPFTVSFSLPGPVDPRLFSPDFRSDGILEAVVMKYKIPGA, encoded by the exons AGAGATTCTTGATCAACTTCATTATGGGAACTTTCTTGGGCCCTGATGTCAAAACTGATATCCCAAGGCGATCAGCCGCCCAGAGAATGGCTGAAGGTCTGCCCCCATACAGTTTGAATGATTTAGGTTCTTCATTTGTTAGTCTTCCTCAAGTAGAAAATTTATACTACTACATTTTGCGGCATGCACACCCAAGTGCAGTATTAAAACTGCACTCACTATACATGTACTTCAAAGGTAAATTATCTTCTCCATGGTCTGGGTTGCTTGAAGATAGCCAGCAGTTTACAAGTTTCTTCCCTCTGAATCTTCATAAGCAGACTAGGTACAGGGGTAGCCATAAGGTCAATGGAACCATTCTGATTGACAACCCTGATACTTCATACATTAAATTAGAGGATCTGGAAAAGTTCAGGCATTTAACTGGCATGTATGATATTAAGATCAATATAGGAGAAGTCCAATTATACTCCCATGGGTACCGAACTGACAAAGAAGAAAGTAACCAAGACAAGATGAGTAaggaaacagaaataaaagggGTTCTCAGTGGAAGTGCTAGTGCCACTGCAAAACATCAAGTTGGAATGAAGAAAAGGAGCCATACTGATCCCTTTCAAATGGACACCCTGCCTCAACTTTGTCCTATACCCATACAAGCTCATCCAATTGAAGAAAGTTTTTCTATAAGGACCTCTGAGTTGGGTGGGCCTTCCATGGTGTCACTTTTCTCCACTCCCAAGTTGGAACAATGCAACTCAAATTCCTCTATCATTTTAACAGGAACTGCAAAAGAAGGGAGAGCCGGACCACCTGTTGGTCTTGTTGACATAGGAATAAGTAAGGATGCATATCTTTTTCGAGTCGCTCTGCCTGGTGTCAAGAAAGATCAAG GTCAGTTTAGTTGTGAGATTGAACACAACGGGAAGGTCCATATCCGAGGGGTGATGGCGACAGGTGAAAGATCTGTCCTTAGACATTCACGTTTATTTCAGATGAAGACCCAGCACCTTTGCCCGCCTGGACCGTTCACAGTCTCTTTCAGTCTGCCTGGACCTGTGGACCCAAGATTGTTTTCACCCGATTTCAGATCAGATGGAATCCTTGAAGCTGTAGTGATGAAATACAAAATACCTGGTGCATAG